One window of Nostoc sp. UHCC 0926 genomic DNA carries:
- a CDS encoding Eco57I restriction-modification methylase domain-containing protein, which translates to MNGRLLQLDDVRHIDNPENVASLFQKIGYNASAQQLAIDDLELPARSAEAIWNAYMIADHQHGNESLQVLLFQLQENEWLSNSVASNRMRSLAQSLCRRPSNFLLLGTKNYDQLMLVNPRKTFDADLNLKVSIRKLLIDRANPTNYDRDRLDAIAARNLSPQELYKVQCEAFDVEKLTKEFYRGYREIFEELQRVIKANNPHSYFTDPNRLHQFSQRLLGRIMFLYFLQKKEFLGSDRNFLKNQYNKLRSDLEDTDFYNQVLEPLFFEMLNKQRPNMDSPWGKIPYLNGGLFDRDYGSGVIDAAGVETPPQIELPNSVFDPSGDKGILKFFNSYNFTVSENVQGDEDAAVDPEMLGKVFENMLASEERGQSGTFYTPRGIVQFMCVESLSRYLADQSGMDLEAVRKLIEFETELPDSDINQLLTKEQAKKLKQALNSVRICDPAVGSGAFPMGMMQVILSVKQAIAHREGMTVERGSLTISQWKRDIIANNLYGVDIKPEAVEIAKLRMWLSLVVDIPSLEDVEPLPNLDYKLMCGDSLISTIHGEQLIPDPTKDQQTMLNVTPVQSAIQPLIDLQHEYFEAHAQERKILRGKILEAEKNVFRVAIADRRSFGEGKQRKLESEINQMKGKVSKAQEKERQQIADKLAELTKFATDVEKGMRSLNFFQWHLHFNEVFQQQGGFDIVIGNPPYVRQEQIKELKPALQAEYECYTGVSDLFVYFYERGFKLLKSGGCLSYITSNKYFRAGYGEKLRQFLGEKSQVQVLIDFGDAPVFEAIAYPSIILVSKSKPDNHQARVLNWEVGKSVDEFNLVYKNQSFYMPQKELRADGWRLESPAVFRLMDKLRGAGTPLGEYVNGRFYCGIKTGLNEAFVVNRETRDRLIAEHPSSTNLLKPFLRGRDVKRWAIDYQDLYLIFTRKGTEINSYPAIKKHLSKYKDSLLQRLNVVRDGDEWFQIPYAINYYQEFEKPKIIYQEIASYQTFTLDTSCSYLNNKVFLIPSIDLVLLGLLNSKIVWFFLSNIISKLQGGAYAMQIPYVSQIPIPTVSELDRLAIEALVQKCLDAKGQGVKDWEAEIDDRVAHLYGLTTEEMKIIRGG; encoded by the coding sequence ATGAATGGGCGATTACTACAACTAGATGATGTCAGGCACATAGATAATCCAGAGAACGTAGCATCTTTATTTCAAAAAATTGGCTACAACGCTTCTGCTCAACAATTAGCTATTGATGATTTGGAACTACCTGCTCGTAGTGCAGAAGCCATTTGGAACGCATATATGATTGCCGATCATCAGCATGGTAATGAGTCGCTGCAAGTTTTGCTGTTTCAGCTTCAAGAAAACGAATGGCTCTCGAACAGTGTCGCCAGCAACAGAATGCGATCGCTGGCTCAAAGTCTTTGTAGACGACCCTCTAATTTTCTCCTGCTGGGTACAAAAAACTATGACCAATTGATGTTGGTCAATCCCCGTAAAACCTTTGATGCTGACCTGAATTTAAAAGTCAGCATCCGCAAGTTACTGATTGACAGGGCTAATCCCACCAACTACGACCGTGACCGCCTAGATGCGATCGCTGCTCGAAATCTATCTCCACAAGAACTGTATAAAGTGCAGTGTGAAGCTTTTGATGTAGAGAAGCTGACTAAAGAGTTCTATCGGGGTTATCGAGAAATATTTGAGGAACTGCAACGGGTTATTAAAGCTAACAATCCCCATTCCTACTTCACTGACCCCAATCGGCTGCATCAGTTCTCTCAACGCCTTTTGGGGCGAATCATGTTCCTCTACTTTTTACAGAAAAAGGAGTTTTTGGGGAGCGATCGCAATTTTCTGAAAAATCAATACAACAAACTACGCTCAGACCTAGAAGACACAGATTTCTATAATCAGGTGCTAGAGCCGTTGTTTTTTGAAATGCTCAACAAACAGCGCCCAAATATGGATTCCCCTTGGGGTAAGATTCCTTATCTCAATGGCGGATTGTTTGACCGGGATTATGGTTCAGGTGTAATTGATGCGGCTGGCGTAGAAACACCCCCTCAAATCGAATTACCTAACTCTGTTTTTGACCCCAGTGGCGATAAAGGTATTTTAAAGTTCTTTAACAGCTATAACTTCACCGTTTCAGAAAACGTTCAGGGTGATGAAGATGCAGCAGTTGACCCGGAGATGCTAGGTAAAGTGTTCGAGAATATGCTGGCATCTGAGGAACGGGGACAAAGCGGCACTTTCTACACTCCACGCGGAATAGTCCAGTTCATGTGTGTAGAATCTCTGAGTCGCTATTTAGCCGACCAGAGCGGTATGGACTTGGAAGCGGTCAGGAAGCTGATAGAGTTTGAAACAGAACTACCAGACAGTGACATTAACCAACTGTTGACTAAGGAACAGGCTAAGAAGTTAAAGCAAGCACTAAACTCTGTAAGGATTTGTGACCCGGCTGTGGGTTCTGGTGCATTCCCGATGGGGATGATGCAAGTAATTTTGTCAGTCAAACAAGCGATCGCTCATCGGGAAGGTATGACTGTAGAGCGGGGTAGTCTCACTATCAGTCAATGGAAGCGGGACATTATTGCTAATAATCTCTATGGTGTGGACATTAAGCCGGAAGCGGTTGAGATTGCCAAGCTGCGGATGTGGTTGTCTTTGGTGGTCGATATTCCTTCTCTAGAAGATGTGGAACCACTGCCCAACCTAGATTACAAGTTGATGTGTGGGGATTCACTAATTTCTACTATTCATGGTGAGCAGTTAATTCCTGACCCCACCAAAGACCAACAGACAATGCTGAATGTCACCCCTGTACAATCTGCTATTCAACCTTTAATAGACTTGCAACACGAGTATTTTGAGGCTCATGCCCAGGAGCGCAAGATTCTTAGAGGAAAAATTTTAGAAGCTGAAAAGAATGTGTTTCGAGTTGCGATCGCTGACCGTCGTTCCTTTGGGGAAGGGAAGCAGAGGAAATTAGAAAGCGAAATTAATCAGATGAAGGGCAAAGTCAGCAAGGCTCAGGAAAAGGAACGTCAACAGATTGCTGATAAGTTGGCTGAGTTGACTAAGTTTGCTACTGATGTGGAAAAGGGGATGCGATCGCTTAACTTCTTCCAGTGGCATTTGCACTTTAATGAGGTGTTTCAGCAGCAGGGTGGGTTTGATATTGTAATTGGTAATCCGCCTTATGTGAGACAGGAGCAAATTAAAGAACTCAAACCAGCCCTGCAAGCAGAATATGAATGTTACACCGGGGTATCTGACCTCTTTGTTTACTTTTATGAGCGTGGGTTTAAGCTGCTCAAGTCTGGGGGTTGTCTCAGCTACATCACGTCTAACAAATACTTCCGTGCAGGCTATGGTGAAAAACTACGTCAATTTTTAGGGGAAAAGTCACAAGTCCAGGTGTTGATTGATTTTGGAGATGCACCAGTATTTGAAGCGATCGCATACCCTAGCATTATTTTGGTTAGCAAGAGTAAGCCAGACAATCATCAAGCCCGTGTGCTGAATTGGGAAGTTGGTAAGTCTGTTGATGAGTTTAATTTGGTGTATAAAAACCAGAGTTTTTATATGCCTCAGAAGGAATTGAGGGCTGATGGGTGGCGGTTGGAGTCTCCGGCTGTGTTCCGGTTAATGGACAAGTTGAGGGGTGCGGGTACACCGTTGGGTGAGTATGTGAATGGAAGGTTTTATTGCGGTATTAAGACAGGTTTAAATGAGGCTTTTGTAGTTAATAGGGAAACACGGGATAGGTTAATTGCTGAACATCCATCATCTACCAATCTCTTAAAACCATTCTTACGAGGTCGTGATGTAAAGAGATGGGCAATCGATTACCAAGATTTATATTTAATCTTTACTCGTAAAGGCACTGAAATAAATTCATATCCTGCTATAAAGAAACACCTTTCAAAATATAAAGACAGTCTATTACAAAGGTTAAATGTAGTTCGAGATGGTGATGAGTGGTTTCAAATACCTTATGCTATTAATTATTATCAGGAATTCGAGAAACCTAAAATAATATATCAAGAGATAGCCAGTTATCAAACATTTACTTTAGATACATCATGCTCCTATTTAAATAATAAAGTTTTTTTGATTCCAAGTATTGATTTAGTTTTATTAGGTTTACTTAATTCCAAAATAGTTTGGTTTTTTCTAAGTAATATTATTTCAAAATTGCAAGGTGGTGCTTATGCAATGCAAATTCCGTATGTTTCGCAAATCCCCATCCCCACTGTTTCAGAACTAGACCGCCTAGCTATAGAAGCCTTAGTACAAAAATGTCTTGATGCGAAAGGACAAGGAGTAAAAGATTGGGAAGCAGAGATAGATGATAGGGTTGCTCATCTGTATGGGCTGACGACTGAGGAAATGAAAATTATTAGGGGAGGATGA
- a CDS encoding helix-turn-helix domain-containing protein, whose product MTIKKPLAIKQPEVGRIIRDLRLAFGLTQEQFAATLGVTYTTINRWENGRSTPSPLAMGRIEGMLEKMGGEGQDLLAKYLPN is encoded by the coding sequence ATGACTATCAAAAAACCCTTGGCCATCAAACAGCCAGAGGTGGGGCGAATCATTCGTGATTTGCGGCTTGCCTTCGGGCTTACGCAAGAACAGTTTGCAGCCACTCTAGGCGTTACATATACAACGATTAACCGTTGGGAAAATGGACGCTCAACGCCGTCGCCGCTGGCGATGGGGCGGATTGAGGGGATGTTGGAGAAGATGGGCGGCGAGGGTCAGGATTTGTTGGCTAAGTATTTGCCGAATTAA
- a CDS encoding FAD-binding domain-containing protein, which produces MHLLWFRRDLRLTDNEIVALASANNATVLAFFIIDPWFYQWVDVGKARVRFLFESLENLDSNLQKLGSKLILFEGNSVEIIQELTQQLIQQGHRPKLYFNRDVQVEYGVSRDKTVVNFYQALNLDYHLGLNNFLQSQDKREQWFNEYYTYQRHSVYPTPTNINTPSLSLNVPQITFDELKQKYRAFWQTEQVYFIGGETQAQATLNSFLKSRFNGYHWKLSRPMLSQLGATSHLSPHLTFGTISTRTVYQSTKARAEELKTQPKAEFSLKAFRDRLRWHDSFTQRLYFYPEIAYKNRYPEFDEWYTPLELPPEKQELFHAWQEGMTGFPLVDASMRQLKTMGWMNFRMRAMCATFLTINCGISWHHGARHYMNYLVDGDLAIDNWQWQMQSGVTNPLSDTFRIYNPNKNIQEKDPDLKFIYYWVSELKGYSLPEIIQGKYIGTSSYPQTILDWAKTRKVNGKIISDLRKKVRERLTLQGGTEYESAVAAKETVNKYWQHKDRQYKEFKELEAELE; this is translated from the coding sequence ATGCACCTTCTGTGGTTTCGTCGAGATTTACGTTTGACTGACAATGAAATTGTTGCTTTAGCGTCTGCTAATAATGCCACAGTTTTAGCATTCTTTATCATCGACCCTTGGTTTTATCAATGGGTTGATGTAGGTAAAGCACGGGTGCGATTTTTGTTTGAGTCTTTAGAGAATCTAGATAGCAATTTACAAAAATTAGGCAGCAAACTAATATTATTTGAAGGTAATTCTGTAGAAATTATACAAGAATTAACTCAACAATTAATACAGCAGGGACATAGACCAAAACTCTACTTCAATCGTGATGTACAAGTTGAGTATGGTGTTAGCCGAGATAAGACCGTAGTTAATTTTTATCAAGCATTAAATCTCGATTATCATCTGGGACTAAATAACTTTTTACAATCACAAGATAAACGTGAGCAGTGGTTCAACGAATATTACACATATCAAAGACACTCTGTTTACCCAACTCCCACTAATATCAACACTCCATCACTTTCTCTAAACGTACCCCAAATTACATTTGATGAACTCAAACAGAAATATCGTGCTTTTTGGCAAACAGAACAGGTATATTTTATTGGTGGAGAAACACAGGCACAAGCTACATTAAATTCATTTCTTAAAAGTAGATTCAACGGCTATCATTGGAAACTTTCACGCCCAATGCTCTCACAGCTTGGGGCAACATCTCATCTATCACCACATCTGACTTTTGGGACTATTTCAACTCGCACTGTTTACCAAAGTACTAAAGCACGAGCAGAAGAATTAAAAACTCAACCCAAGGCAGAATTCTCCCTCAAAGCTTTTCGTGACCGTCTACGCTGGCATGATAGTTTTACACAGCGCCTTTATTTTTACCCAGAAATAGCTTACAAAAATCGTTACCCAGAATTTGATGAATGGTATACACCCCTAGAGTTACCACCAGAAAAACAAGAACTATTTCACGCTTGGCAGGAGGGAATGACAGGCTTTCCCCTGGTAGATGCCAGTATGCGACAACTAAAAACTATGGGTTGGATGAATTTTCGCATGAGGGCGATGTGTGCCACATTTTTAACTATCAATTGCGGTATTTCCTGGCATCATGGCGCTAGACATTATATGAACTATTTAGTAGATGGAGATTTAGCAATTGATAATTGGCAATGGCAAATGCAATCAGGTGTTACTAATCCCTTAAGTGATACTTTTCGCATATACAACCCAAATAAGAATATTCAGGAAAAAGACCCAGACCTCAAATTTATTTACTATTGGGTAAGTGAACTAAAAGGGTACAGTCTACCAGAAATTATTCAAGGTAAATATATTGGCACTAGTTCTTATCCACAAACTATTTTAGATTGGGCTAAAACCCGCAAAGTTAACGGTAAAATCATTTCTGACCTTCGGAAAAAAGTAAGAGAAAGGTTAACTCTCCAAGGTGGAACAGAATATGAAAGTGCAGTTGCAGCTAAAGAAACAGTAAATAAATACTGGCAGCACAAAGATAGACAGTACAAAGAATTCAAGGAATTAGAGGCAGAACTAGAGTAA
- a CDS encoding RNA polymerase sigma factor, whose amino-acid sequence MAKGEQIEKPLAWIRATAYNIIREQSRERNRFLQLEESMIEFHVNCSLVVFEEIEEELFKRVNLAFEKLEPEEKEILSLKMIKDLSWKEIQLHFILQGKEVQNEATLRKRKERALKHLRSIYHSLELQNV is encoded by the coding sequence ATGGCAAAAGGCGAACAGATTGAGAAACCTCTTGCTTGGATTCGAGCTACAGCTTATAACATCATTAGGGAACAGAGCCGAGAACGTAACAGATTTTTACAACTTGAGGAAAGCATGATTGAATTTCATGTTAATTGCAGCCTTGTCGTATTTGAAGAAATTGAAGAGGAATTATTCAAAAGGGTAAACCTAGCCTTTGAAAAGTTAGAACCAGAAGAAAAAGAAATTTTGAGCTTGAAGATGATCAAAGATTTATCATGGAAGGAAATTCAATTGCATTTTATTTTACAAGGTAAGGAAGTTCAGAATGAAGCAACATTGCGTAAACGCAAAGAAAGAGCTTTAAAGCATCTTCGCAGCATATATCATTCTTTGGAACTTCAAAATGTTTAG
- a CDS encoding endonuclease NucS domain-containing protein produces MLAGAALRKTGEGWEFASEVALEDFVWGNLQQLLGFTPLKRQYPVKGEVCDILALNETRQLVILELKNAEDRYVVQQLTRYYDNLLDEKPFLAQIDYSQPIHLIAAAPSFHRHNLIDRKHTKLIIDFLQVTVAQINQNFHLNLKDIDTNQTWSIPIPYQELNFSITSQNIPETPQLLLDWLGACTGEEQQAIIRLREKILSFDGRIKEEVEGRNTIRYGRGKTKPVAELCYQRKINKPVIFLWLPTPSSLLFTQRRQVIGRMRLWIDGSVVTYAGHIPEGMGRMRLESEWNDMPREQRPRNLYHSLSYKSFSPVSSSIYKDLISTPNSLESLADLALTKWLARI; encoded by the coding sequence ATGTTGGCTGGTGCAGCTTTAAGAAAAACAGGTGAGGGTTGGGAATTTGCGTCTGAAGTAGCACTAGAAGATTTTGTTTGGGGTAATCTACAGCAGTTATTGGGATTTACCCCCTTAAAACGCCAATACCCTGTTAAGGGCGAAGTCTGCGATATCTTGGCACTTAACGAAACGAGACAATTAGTAATTTTAGAACTGAAAAATGCTGAAGATAGATATGTTGTCCAGCAATTAACTCGCTACTACGACAACTTACTAGACGAAAAGCCTTTTTTAGCACAAATCGATTACAGCCAGCCAATTCACCTCATAGCCGCTGCACCATCATTTCACAGACATAATCTCATAGATCGCAAACACACAAAGTTGATAATCGATTTTTTGCAAGTTACTGTTGCACAAATTAATCAAAACTTTCACTTAAATTTGAAAGATATTGATACTAATCAAACTTGGTCAATTCCTATTCCCTATCAAGAGCTAAATTTTAGTATTACATCTCAAAATATCCCAGAAACCCCCCAATTGCTTTTAGATTGGCTTGGTGCTTGTACTGGAGAAGAACAGCAAGCGATTATCAGACTCAGAGAGAAAATTCTGAGTTTTGATGGGCGAATCAAGGAAGAAGTTGAAGGGAGAAATACTATTAGATATGGTAGAGGTAAGACTAAACCAGTAGCTGAACTGTGCTATCAAAGAAAGATTAATAAACCAGTCATATTTCTATGGCTTCCAACTCCAAGTTCATTATTATTTACACAAAGAAGACAAGTGATTGGCAGAATGAGGCTGTGGATAGATGGCTCTGTTGTCACCTATGCTGGTCATATACCAGAGGGTATGGGAAGGATGAGACTAGAATCTGAATGGAATGATATGCCACGAGAACAGCGACCTCGTAATTTATATCACAGTCTTTCTTATAAATCGTTCTCTCCAGTATCAAGTTCCATCTATAAAGATTTGATTTCTACCCCTAATTCCCTAGAATCACTAGCAGATTTAGCGCTGACAAAGTGGTTGGCAAGGATTTAA
- the recD2 gene encoding SF1B family DNA helicase RecD2 — MSTTPLPSQQQVNATPKHESITGVVERLTYYSQESGYTVARLQRPGAKELTTITGSFADIQPGQTLQLTGFWREHPQYGLQFQVVNYNQTKPATLTGIEKYLGSGLIKGVGPVTAKRIVTHFGIETLDIIETQIERLSEVNGIAKKRIAMIQRAWNEQKAIKEVMVFLQGHGVSTTYAVKIYKQYGDKSIDTVTHNPYQLATDIYGIGFLTADKIARNLGVPPDSEFRYCAGLVHVLSEAAEDGHCYLPQPELTQQVVEKLKTPDHQPTEDAIAQTIKDMALKDELIRERDADKTLNCYKPTYFYTEQNLAQLVRDACGGRSHRLSYPISSDIPRVRAWLERFSSSRKVSLSPEQQQAVETAAYSRFTVITGGPGVGKTFCTSTIVSLWKAMGKSIALAAPTGRAAQRLGEMTGLEAKTIHRLLEFDPRTRSFKCDRTNPLPHSAIIVDEASMLDLFLAYSLVDAVSENAQLLLVGDIDQLPSVGAGNVLADLINSRQVPVVRLTQVFRQAATSKIITASHLINRGQYPNIESISDTPQSDCLWHGGGLQPEHGVQAISELITDFIPKLGFNPATDVQVLAPMTRGLVGTRNLNNVLQQLINPPSSEKIEVTRGGTIFRVGDRVIQLTNDYQREVFNGDVGFITTIDTEEQEVIVQYQERDVTYDYADMNEIALAWSVSIHKSQGSEYPVVILPLYTQHYMMLTRNLLYTGLTRAKKLAIIIGSKKAISMCVRSTKSQERYTRLRQRLVQVALQ; from the coding sequence ATGTCCACCACACCCCTACCAAGCCAGCAGCAAGTTAACGCTACTCCCAAACATGAATCAATTACCGGAGTAGTAGAACGCCTGACCTATTACAGTCAAGAGTCGGGTTATACTGTGGCACGTTTGCAACGTCCTGGCGCGAAGGAACTAACTACGATTACTGGTAGCTTTGCAGATATCCAGCCAGGACAAACGCTGCAATTAACTGGTTTTTGGCGCGAACATCCCCAGTATGGTTTGCAGTTTCAAGTTGTTAACTACAACCAAACCAAACCTGCAACTCTCACAGGAATTGAGAAGTATTTAGGTAGCGGTCTAATTAAAGGTGTGGGGCCTGTGACTGCCAAACGCATTGTTACTCATTTTGGGATAGAGACTCTAGATATTATTGAAACCCAAATCGAGCGCTTAAGCGAAGTCAACGGCATCGCCAAAAAGCGCATTGCCATGATTCAAAGAGCTTGGAATGAGCAAAAAGCCATCAAAGAAGTGATGGTATTTCTGCAAGGTCACGGCGTTAGCACAACTTACGCAGTCAAAATTTACAAGCAGTATGGTGATAAATCCATAGATACAGTTACCCATAATCCCTACCAGCTAGCAACTGATATCTATGGCATTGGTTTTTTAACTGCTGATAAAATCGCCCGTAATTTGGGGGTTCCTCCCGATTCAGAATTTAGATATTGTGCTGGACTTGTTCATGTTTTAAGTGAAGCAGCAGAAGATGGACATTGCTATTTGCCACAGCCAGAACTAACACAGCAAGTGGTAGAAAAATTAAAAACTCCTGACCATCAACCAACAGAAGATGCGATCGCTCAAACTATTAAAGATATGGCTTTGAAAGATGAGCTAATTAGAGAACGTGATGCCGATAAAACGCTTAATTGCTACAAACCTACTTACTTCTACACTGAACAAAACTTAGCCCAATTGGTACGCGATGCCTGCGGCGGGCGTAGCCATCGCCTTTCCTACCCCATCAGTTCTGATATTCCTCGCGTCCGCGCTTGGTTGGAGCGTTTTAGCAGTAGCCGCAAAGTTTCACTATCACCCGAACAGCAACAAGCAGTAGAGACGGCTGCTTACTCTCGATTCACAGTAATTACAGGTGGCCCTGGTGTGGGAAAAACATTCTGCACTAGCACCATAGTCAGTTTGTGGAAGGCAATGGGTAAATCAATTGCCCTGGCTGCACCAACTGGACGGGCTGCCCAAAGGTTAGGTGAGATGACAGGGTTGGAGGCAAAAACGATACATCGCCTTTTGGAATTTGACCCCAGAACTCGCAGTTTTAAATGCGATCGCACCAACCCGTTGCCCCATAGTGCAATTATTGTAGACGAAGCCAGTATGCTCGACTTGTTTCTAGCATATTCGCTGGTTGATGCAGTTTCCGAAAATGCTCAACTCCTGTTAGTGGGAGATATTGACCAATTGCCATCGGTAGGTGCGGGTAACGTGCTGGCTGATTTAATTAATTCGCGTCAAGTGCCTGTGGTGCGCCTCACCCAAGTATTTCGCCAAGCTGCTACTAGCAAAATTATCACTGCATCGCATCTAATTAACCGGGGGCAATATCCCAACATTGAATCAATTTCTGACACACCTCAATCTGATTGTCTTTGGCATGGTGGAGGATTACAACCAGAACATGGTGTGCAAGCAATTAGCGAGTTGATTACTGATTTTATTCCCAAACTTGGTTTTAATCCTGCTACTGATGTACAAGTGCTTGCACCAATGACAAGGGGATTAGTTGGTACACGCAATCTCAATAATGTACTGCAACAGTTAATTAATCCACCTAGTTCAGAAAAAATTGAAGTAACCAGGGGTGGGACTATTTTTAGAGTTGGTGACAGGGTAATTCAATTAACCAACGATTACCAACGCGAAGTTTTTAACGGCGATGTGGGATTTATCACTACAATTGATACTGAGGAACAGGAAGTAATCGTTCAGTATCAAGAGCGCGATGTTACTTATGATTATGCTGACATGAATGAAATTGCTTTAGCCTGGAGCGTTAGTATACATAAGTCGCAGGGTTCTGAATACCCAGTAGTGATTTTGCCTTTGTACACGCAACATTACATGATGCTGACTCGGAATTTACTTTATACAGGGTTGACCCGTGCCAAGAAGCTGGCGATTATTATAGGCAGCAAGAAGGCAATCAGTATGTGCGTTCGTTCTACAAAGTCCCAGGAGCGATATACCCGATTACGGCAGAGGTTGGTTCAAGTAGCGTTACAATGA
- a CDS encoding AIM24 family protein, translated as MTDFSSEPIPELKNPQEIFHSGDLTLRIEGEVVPVVDVHLGQQQSIYFEHHILLWKHPNVRLGIKGLKGAAKRFFAGLQIFISEAHGPGNIAFSREAPGQIVVLQLERGQTVDVREHQFLLATSNIEYNFFFQRGLANLFFSRSGGLFIDRFIGQQQGGLLLIHGYGNVFEKYLAPGEVLDVEPGAWLWKDSSVKMETVTALQSSGGIFGVIGVMLGGISFTLNRFIGPGRLGLQSMTYHPPAPEGAAQVGGSSNLS; from the coding sequence ATGACAGACTTCAGTAGTGAACCGATACCTGAATTAAAAAATCCTCAAGAAATCTTTCATTCTGGTGACTTGACCTTGAGAATTGAGGGAGAAGTAGTACCTGTAGTAGATGTCCATCTGGGACAACAGCAATCGATTTACTTTGAGCATCATATTTTACTGTGGAAACATCCGAATGTTCGCCTCGGTATCAAAGGTTTAAAAGGGGCAGCCAAGCGTTTCTTTGCCGGACTGCAAATTTTTATCAGTGAAGCACATGGGCCAGGGAATATTGCTTTCTCTCGTGAGGCTCCAGGACAGATTGTGGTGCTGCAATTAGAGCGTGGACAGACAGTGGATGTGCGCGAACATCAGTTTTTATTAGCTACGAGTAATATTGAGTACAATTTCTTTTTTCAGCGAGGACTGGCGAACCTTTTTTTCAGCCGCAGTGGCGGCTTATTCATTGATCGCTTCATTGGTCAGCAACAGGGAGGGCTGCTTTTAATCCACGGTTACGGTAATGTCTTTGAAAAGTACCTTGCTCCTGGGGAAGTACTGGATGTAGAGCCAGGAGCATGGTTATGGAAAGACTCATCAGTGAAGATGGAGACAGTAACGGCGCTGCAATCTAGTGGCGGCATCTTCGGAGTAATTGGAGTAATGCTTGGCGGTATCTCATTCACTCTCAACCGTTTTATTGGCCCTGGTCGTTTGGGGTTACAGTCTATGACTTACCACCCACCAGCACCAGAGGGAGCAGCCCAAGTCGGTGGCAGCAGTAATTTGAGTTAA
- a CDS encoding tyrosine-type recombinase/integrase — protein sequence MLNTQPLTNTELIDLWLHGKSKNTVDGYRRYAERFFSHVNKHLSDCTLMDFQLWVMTLSSSDNSKRVAVGAIKSLFSFAKQLGVVSANLGVLVKSPKAHNRLAERILTQEEVQLLINSTTNERDRTLIRLLYFAGLRVSELCGLKWRDLKARGDGGQITVFGKGDKTRTVLVGAGIWRDINELKGYAKHDDPVFVSGKGGHLCRSMVFHIVKNAANRAGIEGNVSPHWLRHSHASHSLDRGAPIHLLQKTLGHSSVAITEMYLHARPTDSSGLYLPDDDE from the coding sequence ATGTTGAATACACAACCGCTCACCAACACCGAACTCATCGACCTTTGGCTGCACGGTAAGAGCAAAAACACCGTTGACGGCTACCGCCGCTATGCCGAGCGGTTTTTTTCTCATGTCAATAAGCACCTCTCTGATTGCACCCTCATGGATTTTCAATTGTGGGTGATGACACTAAGTAGTTCTGACAATTCCAAGCGGGTAGCTGTGGGGGCAATTAAAAGCCTGTTCTCCTTTGCTAAACAGTTGGGGGTGGTATCGGCTAACTTGGGAGTGTTAGTTAAGTCACCCAAGGCTCATAACCGATTGGCAGAAAGAATTCTCACTCAAGAGGAAGTACAATTACTGATAAATTCCACCACGAATGAACGCGATCGCACTCTGATTCGTTTACTTTATTTTGCAGGGCTGCGCGTGTCGGAACTGTGTGGCTTAAAGTGGCGTGACCTCAAGGCGCGGGGTGATGGGGGGCAGATAACAGTATTTGGTAAGGGTGATAAAACGAGAACTGTGCTGGTAGGTGCTGGTATTTGGCGGGACATTAATGAGTTAAAGGGTTACGCCAAACACGATGACCCAGTGTTTGTATCTGGTAAAGGCGGTCATCTGTGTCGGTCGATGGTATTTCATATTGTAAAGAATGCTGCAAACCGTGCTGGCATTGAAGGAAATGTTTCTCCCCACTGGCTCAGGCATAGTCACGCTTCCCATAGTCTTGATCGGGGAGCGCCCATTCACCTGCTGCAAAAAACACTGGGGCATAGTTCTGTCGCTATCACGGAAATGTATCTTCATGCCCGACCAACTGATAGCAGTGGGTTATATTTGCCAGATGATGATGAGTGA
- a CDS encoding DUF5348 domain-containing protein, producing the protein MEQLELRQESGGSRLYLMDKPIHAGDCLEVLISEKWFPARCECYTEQGGLNWYLIVFKPEGEDVIENCNSVLCRFSA; encoded by the coding sequence ATGGAACAGCTAGAGCTACGGCAAGAAAGCGGTGGAAGCCGCCTTTATTTGATGGATAAACCTATCCATGCAGGTGATTGTCTGGAAGTTTTGATATCAGAAAAATGGTTTCCTGCTCGTTGTGAGTGCTACACAGAGCAGGGAGGGCTTAACTGGTATCTAATTGTCTTCAAGCCAGAAGGCGAAGATGTTATAGAAAATTGTAATAGTGTGCTGTGTCGTTTTTCTGCTTAG